A genomic window from Hyphomicrobium album includes:
- a CDS encoding beta-ketoacyl-ACP synthase III — MSAGSTIVGFGHYVPERRVGNAEIEARLGLEPGWIKRRTGIEERRYAADGEALTDMAVPASEMALVQAGIDRKDVALTLLATSTPDQLLPPSAPLLAHRLGLSNSGGIDMAGACAGFLYALTLADGFARTHDAPVLVVAANILSRRTNPSERASCILFADAAGAVIVAPTATPGTGVLGAKLAADGSGYGLIGIPAGGSRRPFAPELPIEDTWMTIPDGRAVFARAVDMMASASRLALDKAGIGMADVDYFVPHQANGRMTTAVARELRVPDDKVVASVAEYGNSSAATIPLTLSVAGGSNRFARGQRILMCAAGAGLTGGAVVYGL; from the coding sequence ATGAGCGCCGGCTCGACGATCGTCGGTTTCGGCCACTACGTGCCCGAGCGGCGCGTCGGCAACGCCGAGATCGAAGCCCGCCTCGGCCTCGAGCCTGGGTGGATCAAGCGGCGCACGGGCATCGAGGAGCGCCGCTATGCCGCCGACGGCGAGGCGCTGACCGACATGGCCGTCCCGGCGAGCGAGATGGCTCTGGTTCAGGCTGGCATCGACCGCAAGGACGTCGCGCTCACTCTGCTGGCGACCAGCACCCCCGATCAACTGCTTCCGCCATCCGCGCCGCTGCTGGCGCATCGGCTAGGTCTAAGCAACTCGGGCGGCATCGATATGGCCGGGGCCTGCGCCGGCTTCCTCTACGCCTTGACGCTGGCCGATGGGTTCGCACGAACCCACGATGCGCCCGTCCTGGTCGTGGCCGCCAACATCCTTTCGCGCCGCACCAATCCCAGCGAGCGGGCGAGCTGCATTCTCTTCGCCGACGCGGCCGGTGCGGTGATCGTTGCGCCGACCGCGACCCCAGGGACCGGAGTACTGGGTGCCAAGCTCGCGGCGGACGGCTCCGGCTACGGCCTCATCGGTATTCCGGCGGGCGGGAGCCGGCGCCCATTCGCGCCCGAGTTGCCGATCGAGGATACGTGGATGACGATTCCCGACGGCCGGGCGGTGTTCGCGCGTGCCGTCGATATGATGGCGTCGGCCTCACGTCTGGCCCTCGACAAGGCCGGGATAGGCATGGCGGACGTCGACTATTTCGTTCCGCACCAAGCCAATGGGCGGATGACCACCGCAGTCGCCCGCGAGCTGCGTGTGCCGGACGACAAGGTCGTCGCCTCGGTTGCCGAATACGGCAACAGCTCGGCGGCAACAATTCCTCTCACCCTCTCCGTGGCCGGCGGCAGCAACCGGTTTGCACGCGGCCAACGGATCTTGATGTGCGCCGCCGGAGCCGGGCTGACGGGCGGCGCCGTGGTGTATGGGCTTTGA
- a CDS encoding OpgC family protein: MPTSVSSSGAQRDLRIDFFRGLALLFIFVDHVPDNVLAKFTLRNFGFSDAAEVFVLLAGFSAVLAYSRVFEGQGFKAGLNRVFDRVRDIYIWHLALIVICSIGLTSAASYFGNFSYAQNIGVHVFSLDPARSTVMAALLVNQPNSLNILPLYVVLMMVWVPFVLWLIQRNPWQALVLSVGLWAAANLLSMNLPSLIHPNGWVFNPFAWQLLITIGALTAHFSRQGPLPVSRPLMWLALGYVAFAFLFVAPWTQIPGLEKARLFSPDMLGNVDKTYLSGWRLLHVVALGYLALILLSPQTQWLTRAWATGIGRLGRHSLEIFSVGTILSFVGWVVLVEAGYGLALQILVNIIGIGILLGMAWALAQRNRGTDWVFVQSVQRFFTERRGSGVQASPA, from the coding sequence ATGCCGACGAGCGTCTCAAGCTCCGGTGCACAGCGCGATCTGCGAATCGATTTCTTTCGCGGCTTGGCCCTGCTTTTCATTTTTGTCGACCACGTTCCGGACAACGTGCTCGCCAAGTTCACGCTACGCAACTTCGGCTTCTCCGATGCAGCAGAGGTCTTCGTCCTGCTCGCCGGCTTTTCCGCCGTGCTCGCCTACTCGCGCGTATTCGAGGGACAGGGCTTCAAGGCGGGTTTGAACCGCGTCTTCGACCGCGTGCGTGACATATACATTTGGCACTTGGCGCTGATCGTCATCTGCAGTATCGGCCTGACGTCCGCCGCGAGCTACTTCGGCAACTTCAGCTACGCCCAGAACATCGGCGTGCACGTTTTCTCGCTCGATCCGGCGCGCTCGACCGTGATGGCGGCGCTGCTCGTCAACCAGCCGAACTCGCTCAACATCCTGCCGCTCTACGTCGTGCTGATGATGGTCTGGGTGCCGTTCGTGCTGTGGCTCATCCAGCGCAATCCGTGGCAGGCGCTCGTCTTGTCTGTCGGCCTGTGGGCTGCCGCCAACCTCCTGTCGATGAACTTGCCGAGCCTCATCCATCCGAATGGGTGGGTGTTCAATCCATTTGCTTGGCAGCTCTTGATCACCATCGGCGCGCTGACCGCGCACTTCAGCCGCCAGGGTCCGCTTCCCGTGTCGCGTCCGCTGATGTGGCTCGCGCTCGGCTACGTCGCGTTTGCCTTCCTCTTCGTCGCGCCGTGGACTCAGATCCCGGGCTTGGAGAAGGCGCGTCTGTTCTCGCCCGATATGCTCGGCAATGTCGATAAAACGTATCTATCCGGCTGGCGTCTCCTTCACGTTGTCGCACTCGGATACCTGGCGCTGATCTTACTGTCGCCCCAAACCCAATGGCTTACTCGCGCTTGGGCCACGGGTATTGGGCGCTTGGGGCGGCACTCACTGGAAATCTTCAGCGTCGGGACTATTCTGTCCTTCGTTGGTTGGGTTGTCCTTGTTGAAGCCGGCTATGGACTCGCCTTACAGATCCTGGTCAACATCATCGGCATCGGGATTCTGTTGGGGATGGCATGGGCTCTTGCACAGCGCAACCGCGGCACGGATTGGGTTTTCGTACAGTCGGTTCAAAGGTTCTTCACGGAGCGGCGCGGCTCGGGTGTGCAAGCCTCGCCGGCCTAG
- a CDS encoding SGNH/GDSL hydrolase family protein — protein sequence MGSCTAQPRHGLGFRTVGSKVLHGAARLGCASLAGLVLISSQAAEASPRCQAPAALVRFDAPLPKFAAALAKGEPVRIVALGSSSTQGIGASSPKACYPVKLQAELLQRFPQSKITVENLGIGGQLATDMLRRIKKDVIGRKPTLVIWQTGVNDAMRYVSVDKFRETVIAGVDELQRAGIDVVLLDMQYFPKAEKVRDFPRFLVAMRQIAEQRRIPILQRFAIMKNLVTSAQYTPQQLLAADQFHPNDFSYGCLGSLMAEALQGEVAAPAKAVAKKYPAEPAKQAGAAPPLPVH from the coding sequence ATGGGCTCTTGCACAGCGCAACCGCGGCACGGATTGGGTTTTCGTACAGTCGGTTCAAAGGTTCTTCACGGAGCGGCGCGGCTCGGGTGTGCAAGCCTCGCCGGCCTAGTCCTGATATCTTCACAAGCAGCAGAAGCCAGCCCGCGCTGTCAAGCGCCGGCTGCGCTTGTGCGTTTTGACGCTCCGCTTCCGAAATTCGCCGCGGCACTGGCCAAGGGCGAGCCCGTGCGCATCGTGGCGCTCGGCTCGTCGAGCACGCAGGGCATCGGCGCGTCGAGCCCCAAGGCCTGCTACCCGGTGAAACTGCAGGCCGAACTGCTGCAGCGCTTTCCGCAGAGCAAGATCACCGTCGAGAACCTGGGCATCGGCGGCCAGCTCGCCACGGACATGCTGCGGCGGATCAAGAAGGACGTGATCGGGCGCAAGCCGACGCTGGTCATTTGGCAGACGGGCGTCAACGACGCGATGCGCTACGTCTCCGTCGACAAGTTCCGCGAAACGGTCATTGCCGGCGTCGACGAATTGCAGCGCGCCGGTATCGACGTCGTTCTGCTCGACATGCAGTATTTCCCCAAGGCCGAAAAAGTGCGCGACTTCCCGCGCTTCCTCGTCGCCATGCGCCAGATCGCCGAGCAGCGCCGCATCCCGATCCTGCAGCGCTTCGCGATCATGAAAAATCTCGTCACCAGCGCGCAATACACGCCGCAGCAGCTTCTTGCTGCCGACCAGTTCCACCCCAACGATTTCAGCTATGGCTGCCTCGGCAGCCTGATGGCCGAGGCGCTTCAGGGTGAAGTCGCGGCGCCGGCCAAGGCTGTCGCCAAGAAGTATCCGGCAGAGCCAGCCAAGCAAGCGGGCGCGGCGCCGCCGCTGCCGGTGCACTGA
- a CDS encoding slipin family protein, whose product MRKYGFWFDVVVRDDERGFLSRDGRFVRLLPPGRFTSFDPAHQLSVEVVKVVRAEIATERALLMQRTHRPVAEQNFEIVQAGPTEVAIVSFDGEPKHLVPPNTTRAYWKALTSVDVELIDTENELRVAKRYLDKLDPARSAGAIAFAVVEAHEAGLLMVDGELKERLPPGRHAFWQVGRSVKITKVDLRPQPLEVTAQEILTKDRVGIRVTLTAFTKVTDPEKAALATADVSATLYRLIQFAIREAVATRTLDEILAARDTIDQEVRAFVSERARGLGAEVGEIGVKDVILPGDVRELLNKVVEAERVAKANLIRRQEETAATRSLLNTSKLMEDNPLLLRLKELEALEKLVEKVGRIDLHAGSGTGGFEALLQNLYSLGRANKDGKDE is encoded by the coding sequence ATGCGAAAGTATGGATTTTGGTTCGATGTCGTCGTCAGGGACGACGAGCGCGGATTTTTGAGCCGTGACGGACGCTTCGTGCGGCTGCTGCCGCCGGGCCGTTTCACGTCATTCGATCCGGCTCACCAGCTCAGTGTCGAGGTGGTGAAAGTCGTGCGCGCCGAGATCGCCACGGAGCGCGCGCTGCTGATGCAGCGGACGCACCGGCCGGTAGCCGAACAGAATTTCGAGATCGTGCAGGCAGGTCCAACCGAGGTCGCCATCGTCTCTTTCGACGGCGAGCCCAAGCACCTCGTGCCGCCGAACACGACGCGCGCCTATTGGAAGGCGCTGACCAGCGTCGACGTCGAGCTGATCGACACCGAGAACGAGCTCCGCGTTGCCAAGCGCTACCTCGACAAGCTCGACCCGGCGCGCAGCGCCGGCGCCATCGCCTTCGCGGTTGTCGAGGCGCACGAGGCGGGCCTGCTGATGGTCGACGGCGAGCTGAAAGAGCGGCTGCCGCCGGGCCGGCATGCCTTCTGGCAGGTCGGGCGATCGGTGAAGATCACCAAGGTCGACCTGCGACCGCAACCGCTCGAGGTGACGGCGCAGGAGATCCTGACCAAGGACCGCGTCGGCATTCGCGTGACGCTGACCGCCTTCACCAAGGTAACCGACCCGGAGAAGGCGGCGCTGGCGACAGCCGACGTGTCGGCGACGCTCTACCGCCTCATCCAGTTCGCCATCCGCGAGGCGGTGGCGACGCGCACCTTGGACGAGATCCTCGCCGCTCGCGACACCATCGATCAGGAGGTGCGCGCGTTCGTCTCCGAGCGGGCGCGCGGGCTTGGCGCCGAAGTTGGCGAGATCGGCGTCAAAGATGTGATCCTCCCGGGCGACGTACGCGAGCTTCTGAACAAGGTGGTCGAGGCCGAGCGCGTGGCGAAGGCCAACCTCATTCGCCGGCAGGAGGAGACGGCGGCGACGCGGTCGCTGCTCAACACCTCCAAGCTGATGGAGGACAACCCGCTGCTGCTCCGCTTGAAGGAGCTCGAGGCGCTGGAGAAGCTGGTCGAGAAGGTCGGCCGCATCGATCTGCATGCCGGATCGGGCACCGGCGGATTCGAGGCGCTGCTGCAGAACCTCTACAGCCTCGGTCGCGCCAACAAGGACGGCAAGGACGAATAA
- a CDS encoding GMC family oxidoreductase N-terminal domain-containing protein, translated as MTGLSRSLEHVRDRYDVIVVGSGYGGGVAASRLARAGKSVAVLERGREVLPGQFPARFPDLKNEMQVSGKRLRTGPSSALYDVRLGDDMHVLVGCGLGGGSLINAGVALRPDARVFADERWPGQIVQDGLLEEGFRRARQWLNPQSDPRAGDFSKYRTLEAAGEALGYGMVAPTITVSFEPNTNVVGIEQPGCTRCGDCCAGCNVGAKNSVAMTYLPDAARHGAELFTHAGVRYLAKARDGEWEVHVRRLDGAGGDRVLRTSMVVLGAGTLGTTEILLRSRANGLALSDRVGERFSANGDIIAFGYGARAPVNAVGVGFPAKIEGAEVGAAVTGQLEIDDAITLANELRVQEGVLPSALAPVLPVLFIPNGRLLGALQSLISGVYKGPFAKLQTFFAVSHDSASGRFVLDDDRLSLVWPTAKDEPVYARLDAILSSVVNEAGGSYVKNPLAGTVMGHQPATAHPLGGAGMGSERSEGAINHKGQVFDASVGQGSTAVHTGLYVVDGAMMPRSLGVNPLLTITALAERTLIHMQQDYGLAFDAAPLTGVRATPQDMSPFLAA; from the coding sequence ATGACCGGACTATCGCGCTCGCTCGAGCATGTTCGCGACCGCTACGACGTAATCGTAGTGGGCTCCGGCTATGGCGGCGGTGTCGCCGCCTCGCGGTTGGCGCGCGCGGGCAAGTCGGTGGCGGTGCTCGAGCGCGGCCGTGAGGTGCTTCCTGGCCAGTTTCCCGCCCGCTTTCCCGATCTGAAGAACGAGATGCAGGTGAGCGGCAAGCGCTTGCGCACAGGACCGTCGTCGGCGCTGTACGACGTGCGGCTCGGCGATGACATGCACGTGCTCGTCGGCTGCGGGCTTGGCGGCGGCTCCCTGATCAATGCGGGGGTGGCGTTGCGACCCGACGCGCGCGTGTTCGCGGATGAGCGTTGGCCCGGCCAGATCGTTCAGGACGGGCTGCTCGAGGAGGGCTTTCGCCGCGCCCGCCAATGGCTCAATCCGCAGAGCGACCCGCGCGCCGGCGACTTTTCCAAGTACCGCACGCTGGAAGCGGCAGGCGAGGCGCTCGGCTACGGCATGGTCGCGCCGACTATCACGGTCAGCTTCGAGCCCAACACCAACGTCGTGGGCATCGAGCAGCCTGGCTGCACGCGGTGCGGGGATTGCTGCGCCGGATGCAATGTCGGCGCCAAGAATTCCGTGGCGATGACCTATCTCCCCGACGCCGCGCGGCATGGCGCCGAGCTGTTTACGCACGCCGGCGTCCGGTACCTCGCCAAGGCCCGCGACGGAGAGTGGGAGGTGCACGTTCGCCGGCTGGACGGCGCGGGCGGTGATCGCGTGCTGCGAACGTCCATGGTCGTGCTCGGCGCCGGCACCCTAGGGACAACGGAAATCCTGCTGCGCTCCCGCGCCAACGGCCTCGCGCTTTCCGATCGCGTCGGCGAACGCTTCTCGGCCAACGGCGACATCATCGCCTTCGGCTACGGCGCGCGCGCACCGGTGAATGCCGTCGGCGTCGGTTTTCCGGCGAAGATCGAAGGTGCCGAGGTCGGCGCCGCGGTCACCGGCCAGCTCGAGATCGACGACGCGATCACGCTGGCGAACGAGCTGCGCGTGCAAGAGGGCGTGCTGCCGTCGGCACTGGCGCCGGTGCTGCCTGTTCTGTTCATCCCCAACGGGCGGCTGCTCGGCGCCCTGCAGAGCCTGATCAGCGGCGTCTACAAAGGCCCGTTCGCCAAGCTGCAAACGTTCTTCGCGGTCTCCCACGACAGTGCGTCTGGGCGCTTCGTGCTCGATGACGACCGCCTGTCGCTCGTGTGGCCGACGGCGAAGGACGAGCCCGTGTACGCGCGCCTCGACGCGATCCTGTCGTCGGTCGTCAACGAGGCGGGCGGCTCGTACGTGAAGAATCCTCTGGCCGGCACGGTCATGGGCCATCAGCCGGCGACGGCGCATCCGCTCGGCGGCGCCGGTATGGGGAGCGAGCGCAGTGAGGGGGCTATCAACCACAAGGGGCAGGTGTTCGACGCCTCTGTGGGGCAAGGCTCGACCGCCGTGCACACGGGGCTCTACGTCGTCGACGGCGCGATGATGCCGCGCTCGCTCGGCGTCAATCCGCTTCTGACGATCACGGCGCTCGCCGAACGCACGCTCATCCACATGCAGCAGGACTATGGTCTCGCATTCGACGCCGCCCCGCTTACCGGCGTGCGGGCGACGCCGCAGGACATGAGCCCGTTTCTCGCCGCATAA
- a CDS encoding NAD-dependent formate dehydrogenase codes for MAKVLCVLYDDPVDGYPKEYARDDIPKITKYPDGQTTPTPKAVDFKPGELLGSVSGELGLRKFLESQGHTLVVTSDKDGPNSAFEKELPDAEIVISQPFWPAYMTKERFDKAKKLKLIITAGIGSDHTDLQAAMDKGVTVAEVTYCNSISVSEHIVMMILALVRNYIPSYGWVIKGGWNIADCVERSYDLEGMNIGTVAAGRIGLAALRRLKPFDVKLHYYDKHRLPNEVEQELGLTFHPNVESLVKVCDVVTINTPLHPETENLFDDKLIAKMKRGSYIVNTARGKIVDRDAVVRALESGQLAGYAGDVWFPQPAPKDHPWRTMPHHGMTPHISGSSLSAQARYAAGTREILESYFANKPIRTEYLIVDKGKLAGAGAHSYTAGDATKGSEDAARFKKSA; via the coding sequence ATGGCAAAGGTACTTTGCGTTCTCTACGACGATCCCGTCGACGGCTACCCTAAAGAGTACGCGCGCGACGACATTCCCAAGATCACCAAGTATCCCGACGGCCAGACGACGCCGACCCCAAAGGCCGTCGACTTCAAGCCGGGTGAGCTGCTCGGCAGCGTCTCGGGCGAGCTCGGCCTCCGCAAGTTTCTGGAAAGCCAGGGCCATACGCTCGTCGTCACCTCCGACAAGGACGGGCCGAATTCAGCGTTCGAAAAGGAACTTCCCGACGCTGAGATCGTGATCTCGCAGCCGTTCTGGCCCGCGTACATGACCAAGGAGCGCTTCGATAAGGCCAAGAAGCTGAAGCTGATCATCACCGCCGGCATCGGCTCCGACCACACCGACCTGCAGGCCGCCATGGACAAGGGAGTCACGGTCGCGGAGGTGACCTACTGCAATTCGATCAGCGTTTCTGAGCACATCGTCATGATGATCCTGGCGCTCGTGCGCAACTATATCCCGTCGTACGGATGGGTCATCAAGGGCGGCTGGAACATCGCCGACTGCGTCGAGCGCTCCTACGACCTCGAAGGCATGAATATCGGCACTGTAGCAGCTGGCCGCATCGGCCTTGCTGCGCTGCGGCGCTTGAAGCCATTCGACGTCAAGCTGCACTACTACGACAAGCACCGCCTGCCCAACGAGGTTGAGCAGGAGCTTGGCCTCACATTCCATCCCAACGTCGAATCGCTGGTGAAGGTCTGCGACGTGGTGACCATCAATACGCCGCTGCATCCCGAGACCGAGAACCTATTCGACGACAAGCTCATCGCCAAGATGAAGCGCGGCTCGTATATCGTAAACACGGCGCGCGGCAAGATCGTCGATCGCGACGCGGTGGTGCGGGCGCTGGAAAGCGGACAGCTCGCAGGCTACGCGGGCGACGTCTGGTTCCCGCAGCCGGCTCCCAAGGACCACCCGTGGCGCACCATGCCGCATCACGGCATGACCCCGCACATCTCGGGCTCCTCGCTCTCGGCGCAGGCCCGCTACGCGGCGGGCACGCGCGAAATCCTCGAAAGCTATTTCGCCAACAAGCCGATCCGCACCGAGTATCTCATCGTCGACAAGGGCAAGCTCGCGGGCGCGGGCGCGCACTCCTATACCGCCGGCGATGCGACCAAGGGCTCCGAAGACGCGGCGCGCTTCAAGAAGAGCGCCTAG
- a CDS encoding alpha/beta hydrolase, producing the protein MPHAATPLRREVAFLSDGVTCRAWLYEPAADVARPAPCIVMAHGLGGTRDASLPPYAERFVAAGYCVLLFDYRHLGDSDGEPRQLISMEQQLADWRAAIGFARTTPGIDAERIGLWGCSLAGGHVLVVAARDKRIAAISAQCPMLDGAASARIAVGQAGLAMSVRMAGAALLDVARACIGKAPHYVPLAAPPGELAAMATEDAYAGCMAIVPPGWRNEVAARLFFTLPLYRPSRYARDVTCPTLLIACAHDTVASTRAVVETGARMGRRAQLIMLPIGHFDIYLGKWFEKSSSEQLAFFSNAFAVPGTVVKAR; encoded by the coding sequence ATGCCGCATGCCGCCACGCCGCTGCGCCGGGAGGTCGCCTTCCTGAGCGACGGCGTGACGTGCCGCGCCTGGCTCTACGAGCCCGCGGCCGACGTGGCGCGGCCGGCGCCGTGCATCGTCATGGCGCATGGGCTGGGCGGAACGCGCGACGCCTCTCTGCCGCCCTACGCCGAGCGGTTTGTCGCCGCCGGCTATTGCGTGCTGCTGTTCGACTACCGCCATCTCGGCGACAGCGACGGCGAGCCGCGCCAGCTCATTTCCATGGAGCAGCAGCTTGCCGACTGGCGCGCCGCCATTGGCTTTGCGCGAACCACGCCCGGTATCGATGCCGAGCGCATCGGCCTGTGGGGCTGTTCGCTGGCCGGCGGCCACGTGCTCGTCGTCGCCGCGCGCGACAAACGCATCGCCGCCATCTCGGCGCAGTGCCCGATGCTCGACGGCGCCGCCAGCGCGCGTATTGCGGTCGGGCAAGCCGGGCTCGCGATGTCGGTGCGCATGGCCGGTGCGGCGCTGCTCGATGTGGCGCGCGCGTGCATCGGGAAGGCCCCCCACTACGTGCCGCTTGCCGCGCCGCCGGGCGAACTCGCGGCGATGGCAACCGAGGATGCCTATGCGGGGTGCATGGCCATCGTGCCACCGGGTTGGCGCAACGAGGTCGCGGCGCGGCTGTTCTTCACACTGCCGCTCTACCGTCCGTCGCGTTACGCCCGCGACGTCACTTGCCCCACGCTGCTGATCGCCTGCGCGCACGACACCGTCGCGTCAACCAGGGCGGTGGTGGAGACGGGCGCACGCATGGGCCGTCGCGCGCAACTCATCATGCTGCCCATCGGCCACTTCGACATCTACCTTGGCAAATGGTTCGAAAAATCCAGCAGCGAGCAACTGGCGTTCTTCAGCAACGCCTTTGCAGTGCCCGGCACAGTTGTTAAGGCCCGATAA
- a CDS encoding THUMP domain-containing class I SAM-dependent RNA methyltransferase translates to MTAAGDFEIFLVANPGLEGPLCAEARAKGFKAKSIPGGVTVKGGWPEVWRANLEIRGASRVLARIDTFRTQHLAQLDRRARHVPWGNVLRRDVPFRVDVACKSSKIYHSGAAAQRIERAITEELGAPMSAEAEICIKARIENDVCTVAVDTSGELLHKRGHKQAVAKAPMRETMASLFLRQCGFDGIEPVVDPMCGSGTFVIEAAEIAAGLQPGRARHFAFEQLATFDAAAWERMRACAVATTPSVRFYGSDLDAGAVRMSRANAERAGVTGFTTFEERAVEDLVRPDGPPGIVIINPPYGDRIGDKGRLRALYRALGHTLLTRFSGWRVGLITNEAQLAQATGLPFSLTAAPVSHGGLWVTLFRTGPLP, encoded by the coding sequence ATGACGGCAGCCGGCGATTTCGAAATTTTTCTCGTGGCCAATCCTGGCTTGGAGGGCCCCCTTTGTGCCGAGGCGCGGGCCAAGGGCTTCAAGGCCAAGTCGATCCCCGGCGGCGTCACCGTCAAGGGCGGCTGGCCGGAGGTCTGGCGGGCGAACCTCGAGATCCGCGGCGCCAGCCGCGTGCTCGCGCGCATCGACACGTTCCGCACCCAACACCTCGCTCAGCTCGACAGGCGGGCGCGCCACGTTCCCTGGGGCAACGTGCTCCGTCGCGATGTGCCGTTTCGCGTCGACGTAGCCTGCAAGAGCTCGAAGATCTACCACTCGGGCGCCGCGGCACAGCGTATCGAGCGGGCGATCACGGAGGAGCTCGGCGCGCCGATGTCCGCCGAGGCCGAGATCTGCATCAAGGCGCGCATCGAGAACGACGTCTGCACCGTTGCGGTCGATACCTCCGGCGAGCTGCTGCACAAGCGCGGCCACAAGCAGGCCGTTGCCAAGGCGCCGATGCGCGAGACGATGGCGTCGCTGTTCCTCCGCCAGTGCGGATTCGACGGCATCGAACCCGTCGTCGATCCGATGTGCGGATCAGGGACGTTCGTCATCGAGGCGGCGGAGATAGCCGCGGGCCTGCAGCCGGGCCGCGCCCGCCACTTCGCGTTCGAGCAACTGGCAACCTTCGACGCTGCGGCATGGGAGCGTATGCGCGCGTGCGCAGTCGCCACGACGCCGTCGGTACGGTTCTATGGCAGCGATCTCGACGCCGGCGCCGTCCGCATGAGCCGCGCCAACGCCGAGCGCGCCGGCGTGACGGGCTTCACCACGTTCGAAGAGCGCGCGGTGGAGGACCTCGTCCGGCCGGACGGACCGCCCGGCATCGTCATCATCAACCCGCCTTACGGCGACCGCATCGGCGATAAGGGGCGGTTGCGCGCTCTCTACCGCGCGCTCGGGCACACTTTGTTGACGCGCTTTTCGGGCTGGCGTGTGGGCCTCATCACCAACGAGGCGCAGCTCGCGCAGGCAACCGGCCTGCCCTTCTCGCTGACTGCCGCGCCGGTGTCGCATGGCGGGCTGTGGGTCACGTTGTTCCGGACCGGTCCGCTGCCGTGA
- a CDS encoding Rrf2 family transcriptional regulator, translated as MRRDSRLSGVLHVLLHMAEHDGAMTSEVLAKAMQTNPVVIRRIMAGLREHGFVESEKGHGGGWRIACDFSKVTLRDIHAAIGHPSPIALANRTEAPDCLVEQAVNAALNHAFRDAEKLLLARLGEVTLAKLSADFHRRLKRRGGSHQLETVHAK; from the coding sequence ATGAGACGAGACAGCCGTTTATCGGGCGTGTTGCACGTGCTGCTACACATGGCGGAGCACGACGGCGCCATGACGTCGGAAGTTCTGGCCAAGGCGATGCAGACCAACCCGGTCGTCATTCGCCGCATCATGGCTGGCCTGCGCGAGCATGGATTCGTCGAGTCGGAAAAGGGGCACGGCGGCGGGTGGCGCATCGCCTGCGATTTCTCGAAGGTAACGCTGCGCGACATCCATGCGGCTATCGGGCATCCCTCGCCCATCGCGCTGGCCAACCGGACGGAGGCACCCGACTGCCTCGTCGAGCAAGCCGTCAATGCCGCCCTCAACCATGCATTCCGCGACGCAGAGAAATTGCTGCTGGCGCGGCTGGGTGAGGTGACGCTGGCAAAGCTGAGCGCCGACTTCCACCGGCGTCTGAAGCGCCGTGGCGGATCGCACCAACTGGAGACCGTGCATGCGAAGTGA
- a CDS encoding class I SAM-dependent methyltransferase — protein MSELLAPFSDPEAVARYAEGPPRFVPGFADLHRMAALLLAERAPDDARVLVLGAGGGLELKAFADAQPRWTFDGVDPAAEMLKQASRTLGSRAERVRLHEGYIDDAPEGPFDAAACLLTLHFLDCDERLRTAREIRRRLKPGAPFVAAHSSFPQHEGARALWLSRYAAFALGAGADREQVEKMRAAVEAHLNLLSPERDEELLREAGFSEVTLFYAAFTWRGWVAYA, from the coding sequence ATGAGCGAGCTGCTGGCGCCCTTCTCGGACCCGGAAGCCGTTGCGCGCTATGCCGAAGGTCCGCCGCGGTTCGTGCCGGGCTTCGCCGACTTGCACCGAATGGCCGCGCTGCTTCTGGCGGAGCGAGCTCCCGACGATGCCCGGGTGCTCGTCCTGGGGGCGGGCGGCGGACTGGAGCTGAAGGCGTTTGCCGACGCCCAACCGCGTTGGACTTTCGACGGCGTCGATCCGGCGGCGGAGATGCTGAAGCAAGCGAGCCGGACGCTCGGGTCCCGCGCTGAACGTGTGCGCCTGCATGAGGGCTACATCGACGATGCACCGGAGGGCCCATTCGATGCAGCCGCCTGCCTGCTCACTCTGCATTTCCTCGACTGCGACGAGCGCCTGCGCACCGCGCGTGAGATTAGGCGCCGCCTAAAACCCGGCGCGCCGTTCGTGGCGGCACACTCCAGCTTTCCGCAGCACGAGGGAGCGCGCGCGCTTTGGCTGTCGCGCTACGCCGCCTTCGCCTTAGGGGCTGGTGCCGATCGCGAGCAGGTCGAGAAAATGCGCGCCGCCGTCGAGGCGCATCTCAACCTGTTGAGCCCGGAACGCGATGAAGAGCTTCTGCGGGAGGCGGGCTTCTCAGAGGTAACTCTCTTCTACGCCGCCTTCACCTGGCGCGGCTGGGTGGCCTACGCCTGA